From Micromonospora sp. NBC_01699, a single genomic window includes:
- a CDS encoding ABC transporter permease codes for MVTRLGRGFGWLVLAIMLVAAVAPGLFTDLPATEPDLASALRPPDGTHWFGTDELGRDVFSRVVHGAGYSLLVGGGAVLLATTAATVIGLLAAFGGNPVDRTVVGALDLLLALPGLLLSLLVITVTGAGTVNVLIAVALGSLPGFARVIRAQALLVRRSEYVEAARCLGIRRRAILWRHVVPNTLAPLLVLGTTGVGTCVVAGAALSFLGLGAQAPAPEWGTMISDGRHLLDQAWWVAVFPGLAISLTVILMTVLGRDLERHFGAGTT; via the coding sequence ATGGTGACGCGCCTCGGCCGCGGGTTCGGCTGGCTCGTACTCGCCATCATGCTGGTGGCGGCGGTCGCGCCGGGTCTGTTCACCGACCTGCCGGCGACCGAGCCGGATCTGGCCTCCGCGCTGCGTCCGCCGGACGGCACGCACTGGTTCGGCACCGACGAGCTCGGCCGCGACGTCTTCAGCCGGGTCGTCCACGGTGCCGGGTACTCGCTGCTGGTCGGCGGTGGCGCGGTCCTGCTCGCGACCACCGCCGCCACCGTGATCGGCCTGCTCGCCGCCTTCGGCGGAAACCCCGTCGACCGTACGGTGGTGGGGGCCCTCGACCTGCTCCTCGCGCTGCCCGGTCTGCTGCTGTCGCTGCTGGTCATCACCGTGACCGGCGCCGGTACGGTGAACGTGCTGATCGCGGTGGCGCTCGGCAGCCTGCCCGGCTTCGCCCGGGTGATCCGGGCGCAGGCACTGCTCGTCCGCCGGTCCGAGTACGTCGAGGCGGCCCGTTGCCTCGGCATCCGTCGCCGGGCGATCCTCTGGCGCCACGTGGTGCCGAACACCCTGGCCCCGCTGCTGGTGCTCGGTACGACCGGGGTGGGCACCTGCGTGGTCGCGGGCGCGGCGCTCAGCTTCCTCGGACTGGGCGCGCAGGCCCCCGCCCCGGAGTGGGGAACGATGATCTCCGACGGTCGGCACCTGCTGGACCAGGCGTGGTGGGTGGCCGTCTTCCCGGGTCTGGCCATCTCGCTGACGGTGATCCTGATGACGGTGCTGGGCCGGGATCTGGAACGCCACTTCGGCGCCGGCACCACCTGA
- a CDS encoding PTS sugar transporter subunit IIA: MADNLAELLAPEALRLHETAADRDDAIRRCGRVLVEIGAADPAYVDTMLARERSVPTYIGEGVAIPHGTLAGKDLVHRDALAVLRFPEPVDWDGQPVSVCVAIAARGDGHVEILARLADILLDPDQARELREATNPDDVLRLFAAAREDSNP, translated from the coding sequence GTGGCTGACAACCTCGCCGAACTGCTCGCCCCCGAGGCCCTACGCCTGCACGAAACCGCCGCCGACCGCGACGACGCCATCCGCCGCTGCGGGCGGGTGCTGGTCGAGATCGGCGCGGCCGACCCCGCGTACGTGGACACCATGCTCGCCCGCGAACGCTCCGTGCCCACCTACATCGGCGAGGGGGTCGCCATCCCGCACGGCACCCTCGCCGGCAAGGACCTCGTCCACCGGGACGCGCTCGCCGTGCTCCGGTTCCCCGAGCCGGTGGACTGGGACGGCCAGCCGGTCAGCGTCTGTGTCGCGATCGCCGCCCGGGGCGACGGGCACGTCGAGATCCTGGCCCGCCTCGCCGACATCCTGCTCGACCCCGACCAGGCCCGCGAACTGCGCGAGGCGACCAACCCCGACGACGTGCTGCGCCTGTTCGCGGCGGCACGGGAGGACAGCAACCCATGA
- a CDS encoding alpha/beta fold hydrolase — protein sequence MSYPHLAYTDHPAEHPSGGALPAVLLHGWLGSSRTWDLQLPALRRHRRTIAVDLRGHGRSPAPDSTYSLDELAGDVERLLAELDPGPVILVGHSYGASLATVVAVHQPAAVHALVLISPDYAGDPGARPSREWLERLASPAGEALTRTTLAGLEGPHTPPELRERHWREAARVPGFVRARMLRAHMEATDGMRFRPGSDAWLTRRRQPVLALHRDRARAEVEEQLRQHRASRVICLPEAGHWLHHERPDLWKQVVQPWLVRSP from the coding sequence GTGAGCTATCCACACCTCGCGTACACCGACCACCCGGCCGAGCACCCGAGCGGCGGGGCGCTGCCGGCGGTGCTGCTGCACGGCTGGCTCGGCAGCTCGCGTACCTGGGATCTCCAACTGCCCGCGCTCCGCCGGCACCGCCGCACCATCGCGGTCGACCTGCGCGGGCACGGCCGTTCACCGGCGCCGGACAGCACGTACTCCCTCGACGAACTCGCCGGTGACGTCGAGCGGCTGCTGGCCGAGTTGGACCCGGGCCCGGTCATCCTGGTCGGACACTCGTACGGCGCGTCGCTGGCGACCGTGGTCGCGGTCCACCAGCCGGCGGCGGTCCACGCGCTCGTGCTGATCAGCCCGGACTACGCGGGCGACCCGGGTGCCCGACCGTCGCGGGAGTGGCTGGAACGGCTCGCCTCCCCGGCCGGGGAGGCGCTGACCCGGACGACGCTGGCCGGGTTGGAGGGGCCGCACACGCCACCGGAGCTGCGCGAGCGCCACTGGCGGGAGGCGGCCCGGGTTCCCGGCTTCGTCCGGGCCCGGATGCTGCGCGCACACATGGAGGCCACGGACGGGATGCGCTTCCGGCCCGGCAGCGACGCCTGGCTGACCCGCCGCCGGCAGCCGGTGCTGGCACTGCACCGCGACCGGGCCCGCGCGGAGGTGGAGGAGCAGCTGCGCCAGCATCGCGCCAGCCGGGTGATCTGCCTGCCCGAGGCGGGACACTGGCTGCACCACGAACGCCCCGACCTGTGGAAACAGGTGGTGCAGCCCTGGCTGGTCCGGTCGCCGTGA
- a CDS encoding zinc-dependent dehydrogenase has translation MKVVRFHAPGDVRIEDVPEPSPGPGDVKIRVRACSTCGTDVKISKFGHHHIHPPRVMGHEIAGEVVETGADVTGWAPGDRVQVIAAIPCGRCAECRRGRMTVCPNQESMGYHYEGGFARYLVVPAKVLAVDGLNRIPDGVDFASASVAEPLACVLNGQELARVGTGDDVVVIGSGPIGCLHVRLARARGAARVFLVDLNRARLDLAADLVGPDAAICAAEVDPVDEIIKLTDGRGADVIITAAASGAAQEQAIGMAARQGRISFFGGLPKDNPIISCDSNLVHYRELTIVGANGSSPAHNAEALRLIATGAVPVVDLITHRLPLDRAIDAFGIVARGEAIKVTIEP, from the coding sequence ATGAAGGTCGTTCGTTTCCACGCCCCCGGTGACGTACGGATCGAGGACGTCCCGGAACCCAGCCCGGGTCCCGGCGACGTCAAGATCCGCGTACGCGCCTGCTCCACCTGCGGCACCGACGTCAAGATCTCCAAGTTCGGGCACCACCACATCCACCCGCCGAGGGTGATGGGACACGAGATCGCCGGTGAGGTGGTCGAGACCGGGGCGGACGTGACCGGCTGGGCTCCCGGCGACCGGGTCCAGGTCATCGCCGCCATCCCCTGTGGTCGGTGTGCCGAGTGCCGGCGGGGTCGGATGACGGTCTGCCCGAACCAGGAGTCGATGGGTTACCACTACGAGGGCGGGTTCGCACGGTACCTGGTCGTACCGGCGAAGGTGCTCGCGGTCGACGGGCTCAACCGGATCCCGGACGGGGTCGACTTCGCCTCGGCATCGGTCGCCGAACCGCTCGCCTGCGTCCTCAACGGCCAGGAACTCGCCCGCGTCGGCACCGGCGACGACGTGGTGGTCATCGGCTCCGGCCCGATCGGCTGCCTGCACGTACGGCTGGCCCGCGCCCGTGGCGCCGCCCGGGTGTTCCTGGTCGACCTCAACCGGGCCCGGCTGGACCTCGCCGCCGACCTGGTCGGCCCGGACGCGGCGATCTGCGCCGCCGAGGTCGACCCGGTCGACGAGATCATCAAACTCACCGACGGCCGGGGCGCCGACGTGATCATCACCGCCGCCGCCTCGGGCGCCGCCCAGGAACAGGCGATCGGAATGGCCGCCCGGCAGGGCCGGATCAGCTTCTTCGGCGGCCTGCCGAAGGACAACCCGATCATCTCCTGCGACTCCAACCTGGTGCACTACCGGGAACTGACCATCGTCGGGGCCAACGGCTCAAGTCCCGCGCACAACGCCGAGGCCCTGCGGCTGATCGCCACCGGGGCGGTCCCGGTCGTCGACCTGATCACCCACCGGCTCCCACTGGACCGGGCGATCGACGCCTTCGGCATCGTCGCCCGGGGCGAGGCCATCAAGGTCACCATCGAGCCCTGA
- the ptsP gene encoding phosphoenolpyruvate--protein phosphotransferase → MPEPSGPQPLRGIGVSRGVAGGPLMWVGAVPTLPPPAPVTDPSAEADRAVAALAEVVVELGRRADRAREQTVADVLRAQAMMADDPVLADTVREEVAAGRDAPHAIDTAFATYRTAFEAAGGYLAERVADLDDLRDRAVAVCLGLPMPGVPAPGHPYVLAARDLAPADTVDLDPEQVVALVTEVGGPTSHTAILARALGLPAVVGVAGLRELTEGDPVLVDGGSGLVEIGPDAAALAARRSVAATTAAGATGSGPGRTSDGHPVALLANVGSAREVPGGDDAEGVGLFRTELLFLDRTREPDVDEQAAAYGKVFARMDGRRVVIRTLDAGADKPLPFLRQPEEPNPALGVRGLRVARRQPAVLRTQLAAIARAAADTGADVWVMAPMVATRAEAADFAEAVRAAGLPKAGVMIEVPAAALRAGQLLEVVDFLSIGTNDLSQYTFAADRQCADLAELLDPWQPALLQLIAGAAAAGRSAGKPVGVCGEAAADPLLAPVLAGLGVTSLSMSGPALSWVRAALAEHTFADCERLAKLALDADDARHARALAGNA, encoded by the coding sequence ATGCCTGAGCCGTCCGGCCCGCAACCACTGCGCGGCATCGGGGTCAGCCGGGGGGTGGCCGGCGGGCCGCTGATGTGGGTCGGCGCGGTCCCCACGCTGCCCCCGCCGGCACCGGTCACCGACCCGTCGGCCGAGGCCGACCGGGCGGTCGCCGCACTCGCCGAGGTGGTCGTCGAACTCGGCCGACGCGCCGACCGGGCCCGCGAACAGACCGTCGCCGACGTGCTCCGGGCCCAGGCGATGATGGCCGACGACCCGGTCCTCGCCGACACCGTACGCGAGGAGGTGGCCGCCGGCCGGGACGCGCCGCACGCCATCGACACCGCCTTCGCCACCTACCGGACGGCGTTCGAGGCGGCCGGTGGCTACCTCGCCGAACGGGTCGCCGACCTCGACGACCTGCGCGACCGGGCGGTCGCCGTCTGCCTGGGACTGCCGATGCCCGGGGTGCCCGCACCCGGCCACCCGTACGTGCTCGCCGCCCGCGACCTCGCCCCGGCCGACACCGTGGACCTGGATCCGGAGCAGGTCGTCGCGCTGGTCACCGAGGTCGGCGGCCCGACCAGCCACACCGCGATCCTGGCTCGCGCGCTCGGGCTGCCCGCGGTCGTCGGCGTCGCCGGCCTGCGCGAGCTGACCGAGGGCGACCCGGTGCTGGTCGACGGCGGCAGCGGCCTGGTCGAGATCGGTCCGGACGCCGCCGCCCTGGCCGCCCGCCGGTCCGTCGCGGCGACGACCGCCGCCGGTGCGACCGGGTCCGGACCGGGCCGCACCTCGGACGGGCATCCGGTCGCCCTGCTCGCGAACGTCGGCTCGGCCCGCGAGGTGCCCGGCGGCGACGACGCGGAGGGGGTCGGGCTGTTCCGGACCGAGCTGCTCTTTCTCGACCGCACCCGCGAACCCGACGTGGACGAGCAGGCGGCGGCGTACGGGAAGGTGTTCGCCCGGATGGACGGCCGCCGGGTGGTGATCCGCACCCTCGACGCCGGGGCCGACAAGCCGCTGCCCTTCCTGCGCCAGCCGGAGGAACCGAACCCCGCGCTCGGGGTCCGTGGGCTGCGGGTGGCCCGGCGGCAGCCGGCGGTGCTGCGTACGCAGCTCGCGGCGATCGCCCGCGCGGCGGCCGACACCGGCGCGGACGTGTGGGTGATGGCCCCGATGGTGGCCACCCGCGCCGAGGCGGCCGATTTCGCCGAGGCGGTCCGCGCCGCCGGGCTGCCGAAGGCCGGCGTGATGATCGAGGTGCCGGCGGCGGCGCTGCGCGCCGGGCAGCTCCTGGAGGTCGTCGACTTCCTCAGCATCGGCACCAACGACCTGAGCCAGTACACCTTCGCCGCCGACCGGCAGTGCGCCGACCTGGCCGAGTTGCTCGACCCGTGGCAGCCGGCGCTGTTGCAGCTCATCGCCGGCGCGGCGGCGGCCGGGCGGTCGGCCGGCAAACCGGTCGGGGTGTGCGGTGAGGCCGCCGCCGACCCCCTGCTCGCGCCCGTCCTGGCGGGCCTCGGCGTCACCAGCCTCTCCATGTCCGGACCCGCCCTGTCCTGGGTACGGGCGGCGCTGGCCGAGCACACGTTCGCCGACTGCGAGCGGTTGGCGAAGCTCGCCCTCGACGCCGACGACGCCCGACACGCGCGGGCGCTCGCCGGCAACGCCTGA
- a CDS encoding ABC transporter permease, which yields MIRTILWKVASAVAVLWGAATVSFLTLHLVPGDPANVLLGGAAATSSGLREQIIAEYGFDDPVPVQYLRYLGKLLTGDLGQSYQQQLPVSTVIGEQLGATVELTVAATVVSVLLATVTATLTAGRRRPGVRGLTSGLELFALSMPAFWLGTLLLAVFSFRLGLFPVAGDAGPRALVLPTLTLALPIAGILAQTMRDGMDTALAQPFAVTARARGLGELAVRARHALRHALLPAITLSGWFVGNLFSGTVLVESVFARPGLGRVTLDAINGKDIPVVAGVVLVSALVFVVISALSDVLYRVVDPRLRSA from the coding sequence GTGATCCGTACGATTCTCTGGAAGGTCGCCTCGGCGGTCGCGGTGCTCTGGGGCGCCGCGACCGTGTCCTTCCTCACCCTTCACCTGGTGCCCGGCGACCCGGCGAACGTGCTGCTCGGCGGGGCCGCCGCCACCTCGTCCGGGCTCCGCGAGCAGATCATCGCCGAGTACGGCTTCGACGACCCGGTGCCCGTGCAGTACCTGCGGTACCTCGGGAAGCTGCTCACCGGCGACCTCGGCCAGTCGTACCAGCAGCAGTTGCCGGTCAGCACGGTCATCGGTGAGCAGCTCGGCGCCACGGTCGAGCTGACCGTCGCGGCCACCGTCGTCTCGGTGCTCCTGGCCACCGTGACCGCGACGCTCACCGCCGGCCGGCGACGCCCCGGCGTACGCGGGCTGACCTCGGGGCTGGAGCTCTTCGCGCTCTCGATGCCCGCGTTCTGGCTCGGCACGCTGCTGCTCGCGGTCTTCTCGTTCCGGCTCGGGCTCTTCCCGGTGGCCGGTGACGCGGGACCGCGCGCCCTCGTGCTGCCGACCCTCACGCTGGCGCTGCCGATCGCCGGCATCCTCGCCCAGACCATGCGCGACGGCATGGACACCGCGCTGGCCCAACCGTTCGCGGTCACCGCCCGCGCGCGGGGGCTGGGCGAGCTGGCGGTACGCGCCCGGCACGCGCTGCGGCACGCCCTGCTGCCCGCGATCACGCTCTCCGGTTGGTTCGTCGGCAACCTGTTCAGCGGCACCGTCCTGGTGGAGAGCGTCTTCGCCCGCCCCGGTCTGGGGCGGGTCACGTTGGACGCGATCAACGGCAAGGACATTCCGGTGGTGGCCGGCGTCGTGCTGGTCTCCGCGCTGGTGTTCGTCGTGATCAGCGCGCTGTCGGACGTGCTGTACCGCGTCGTCGACCCGCGTCTGCGGAGCGCGTGA
- a CDS encoding MFS transporter, which translates to MVTKDATRGALDRTKKLALLVLCAQLFLDSMDVSLMGVALPQIQRQLDLPESTLQWLISGYAVAYGGFLLLGGRAADLFGRRRVFLVATAVFAVASLAGGFLSDGTAIVITRVIKGVAAAFIAPAALSIIITTFPEGPQRNRAMAVFSLTGASGYSAGLVLSGVLTEASWRLTFFAPVPVALLVLLLTPRVVRRDEPSTGERRGFDLAGATTVTAGLLLFVYALTQGPRIGWLSGGTLLMLTAAVALLVAFVVIEQRQANPLVPLGVFRTRSLGAANLVGLFWACATIGWQFVAVLYLQQTLGYGALEAGLAILPMGLSILVVVNFAPRLIALLGLRWLAVLGMLVQGAGILLFLRADADSGYLTVLLPALVVHGIGNGLSFPAFNIAGVSGATEGRQGLAAALITASVQLGGGLGVAVLAALLSAAGPGQLVGFHRAFLVAGVFSAVGAVIAAVGLRPQPPTVETRVESEDDLALSLGDSEALSASGPDPTIRP; encoded by the coding sequence ATGGTGACCAAGGACGCGACGCGGGGGGCCCTCGACCGGACGAAGAAGCTGGCACTTCTCGTACTCTGTGCCCAGCTCTTCCTCGACTCGATGGACGTCTCGCTGATGGGCGTGGCGCTGCCGCAGATCCAGCGTCAGCTCGATCTGCCGGAGAGCACGTTGCAGTGGCTGATCTCCGGCTACGCGGTGGCGTACGGCGGGTTCCTGCTGCTCGGCGGCCGCGCGGCGGACCTGTTCGGGCGGCGGCGGGTGTTCCTCGTCGCGACCGCCGTCTTCGCGGTCGCCAGCCTCGCCGGCGGGTTCCTCTCCGACGGCACGGCCATTGTGATCACTCGGGTGATCAAGGGAGTCGCCGCGGCGTTCATCGCCCCGGCCGCGCTCTCGATCATCATCACCACGTTTCCCGAGGGGCCGCAGCGCAACCGGGCGATGGCGGTCTTCTCCCTGACCGGTGCCAGCGGTTACAGCGCCGGCCTCGTGCTCTCCGGCGTACTGACCGAGGCAAGCTGGCGCCTGACGTTCTTCGCCCCGGTGCCGGTCGCGCTGCTGGTGCTGCTGCTCACCCCGAGGGTGGTACGCCGGGACGAGCCGTCGACCGGTGAACGGCGCGGCTTCGACCTCGCCGGGGCGACCACCGTCACCGCCGGCCTGCTGCTGTTCGTGTACGCGCTGACCCAGGGGCCACGGATCGGCTGGCTCTCCGGCGGCACGCTCCTCATGCTGACCGCCGCCGTCGCGCTGCTCGTGGCGTTCGTGGTGATCGAGCAACGCCAGGCCAACCCGCTCGTGCCGCTCGGCGTCTTCCGTACCCGATCGCTCGGCGCGGCCAACCTGGTCGGCCTGTTCTGGGCCTGCGCGACCATCGGTTGGCAGTTCGTCGCGGTGCTCTACCTGCAACAGACCCTCGGGTACGGCGCCCTGGAGGCCGGGCTCGCCATCCTGCCGATGGGCCTGTCGATCCTCGTGGTGGTCAACTTCGCGCCCCGTCTGATCGCCCTGCTCGGTCTGCGGTGGCTCGCCGTGCTCGGCATGCTCGTGCAGGGCGCGGGAATCCTGCTGTTCCTGCGCGCCGACGCCGACAGCGGCTATCTGACCGTGCTGCTGCCCGCCCTGGTCGTGCACGGCATCGGCAACGGCCTGTCCTTCCCCGCGTTCAACATCGCCGGTGTGAGCGGTGCGACCGAGGGGCGCCAGGGCCTGGCCGCGGCGCTGATCACCGCGTCGGTCCAACTCGGCGGCGGACTCGGCGTGGCGGTGCTGGCCGCGCTGCTCTCCGCCGCCGGACCGGGCCAACTGGTCGGCTTCCACCGGGCGTTCCTGGTGGCCGGTGTGTTCTCGGCCGTGGGCGCGGTGATCGCCGCGGTCGGCCTCCGCCCGCAACCCCCGACGGTGGAAACCCGCGTCGAGTCCGAAGACGACCTGGCGCTTTCACTGGGCGACAGTGAGGCGTTGTCCGCCTCCGGTCCGGACCCGACAATCCGACCGTGA
- a CDS encoding ABC transporter substrate-binding protein, with the protein MTLTSPARRAVLVAVVTLALSACSNGTAAPTGSGDAGPPRNGGSLVFAITPGTSCLNPQASPNSTTTATIARAIVDSLVAQDADGRLYPWLAEKWEVTDGGRGYLFTLRKDVKFHDGTPFDAAAVKANFDHIVRPETKSQYAASLFGGAYEGTEVIDRHTAKVIFSRPFAPFLQATSTANLGIQSPKALAEFGDKLCAGGEYTVGTGPFRAERHIKNQGVELVRNPDYAWGPDIEGRKGPAHLDRLTFRFLPEETVRVGALTSGQAQVAVLPVTSVGRVSKDPSYAYHQRRQPGESDSLFLNTSRAPFDNEGVRRAFLRAIDLDPIIKGVYFGVYERAWSPLSPATLGYEPSLEGSWKHDRAEAERLLDAAGWTGRDSAGYRTRDGRRLTVEWPYLDQSAQANSVGEAIQADVKKVGIELVRRSIDTGTYWDLLHNGRYDIWQIGYVRAEPDVLTGFFLSTSLPNSGGQNAARVGDPQVDAWLREGAASTDEAARVRAYQQVQRWAVEKAVVLPLAVTATTVGASRSVQGLAFDADGRPLFTGVWLTTS; encoded by the coding sequence GTGACCTTGACCTCTCCCGCCCGTCGCGCGGTGCTCGTCGCCGTCGTGACGTTGGCCCTTTCCGCATGCTCGAACGGCACGGCCGCCCCCACCGGGTCGGGCGACGCCGGCCCGCCGAGAAACGGCGGCTCGCTCGTCTTCGCCATCACGCCCGGCACGTCCTGCCTGAACCCGCAGGCGAGCCCGAACAGCACCACCACCGCCACCATCGCGCGGGCCATCGTCGACTCGCTGGTCGCCCAGGACGCCGACGGCCGGCTGTACCCGTGGCTGGCCGAGAAGTGGGAGGTGACCGACGGTGGTCGCGGTTACCTGTTCACCCTGCGCAAGGACGTGAAGTTCCACGACGGTACGCCGTTCGACGCGGCCGCCGTGAAGGCCAACTTCGACCACATCGTCCGCCCCGAGACCAAGTCGCAGTACGCGGCGAGCCTCTTCGGCGGCGCGTACGAAGGCACCGAGGTCATCGACCGGCACACGGCCAAGGTGATCTTCTCCCGCCCGTTCGCCCCCTTCCTCCAGGCGACGAGCACCGCCAACCTCGGCATCCAGTCGCCGAAGGCACTGGCCGAGTTCGGCGACAAGCTCTGCGCCGGCGGCGAGTACACGGTGGGCACCGGCCCGTTCCGAGCCGAGCGGCACATCAAGAACCAGGGCGTCGAACTCGTCCGCAACCCGGACTACGCCTGGGGACCGGACATCGAGGGACGCAAGGGGCCGGCTCACCTCGACCGGCTCACGTTCCGTTTCCTGCCCGAGGAGACCGTCCGGGTCGGCGCGCTCACCAGCGGGCAGGCGCAGGTCGCCGTCCTCCCGGTCACCTCGGTCGGCCGGGTGAGCAAGGACCCGTCGTACGCGTACCACCAGCGGCGCCAGCCGGGGGAGTCGGACAGCCTCTTCCTCAACACCAGCCGGGCACCGTTCGACAACGAGGGCGTACGCAGGGCGTTCCTCCGCGCGATCGACCTCGACCCGATCATCAAGGGCGTCTACTTCGGCGTGTACGAGCGGGCCTGGAGTCCGTTGAGCCCGGCCACGCTCGGGTACGAGCCGTCGCTGGAGGGGAGCTGGAAGCACGACCGGGCCGAGGCCGAGCGGCTGCTCGACGCGGCGGGCTGGACCGGGCGGGACTCCGCCGGATACCGGACCAGGGACGGTCGGCGGCTCACCGTCGAGTGGCCGTACCTGGACCAGAGCGCGCAGGCGAACAGCGTCGGCGAGGCGATCCAGGCGGACGTGAAGAAGGTCGGCATCGAGCTGGTCCGCCGCTCGATCGACACCGGCACGTACTGGGACCTGCTGCACAACGGCCGGTACGACATCTGGCAGATCGGCTACGTGCGGGCCGAGCCGGACGTACTCACCGGGTTCTTCCTCTCCACCAGCCTGCCGAACTCCGGCGGTCAGAACGCGGCCCGGGTCGGCGATCCGCAGGTCGACGCGTGGCTGCGCGAGGGCGCGGCGAGTACCGACGAGGCGGCCCGCGTCCGGGCGTACCAGCAGGTGCAGCGGTGGGCGGTGGAGAAGGCGGTGGTGCTGCCGCTGGCCGTGACGGCCACCACCGTGGGCGCCAGCCGCTCGGTGCAGGGGCTGGCCTTCGACGCGGACGGTCGGCCACTGTTCACCGGCGTCTGGCTGACCACGTCGTGA
- a CDS encoding ABC transporter ATP-binding protein — protein sequence MTSAGSILPAIANPPAPPDALLDVEGLQVRYGRGGRQVHAVRGISLRLGRGECLAIVGESGSGKTATARALVGLAGPGARVTADRLDLDGQDLRQLSERQWRRTRGRRLGFVFQDALVSLDPLRRVGDEVAEPLLVHRRVTARAAPGRVRELLAEVGVPDPDLRARQYPHQLSGGLRQRALIASAIAADPDLLVADEPTTALDVTIQAQVLDLLQTLRQRGMALLLISHDLAVVARLADRIAVMRDGEVVESGPASEVLGAPRHPYARSLVAAVPGLDPPPPRPAVTGAPILTCTGLVKRYPTPGGERVDAVRDVSLSLRPGETLGVVGESGAGKSTLARLILGLTEPDEGEVRFDGPWSGLPEAARRPRRRELGVIHQDPLSSFDPRFTVERVIGEALGAVGVPARQRRSATVDLLEQVGLGPEHLGRRPLRLSGGQRQRVAIARALATRPRVLLCDEPVSALDVSVQTRVLDLLTALRDRLGLAMLFITHDLAVVRQVCDRVIVMKDGRVVESGSVDAVFTAPRQPYTKALLAAIPRW from the coding sequence GTGACCTCAGCCGGCAGCATCCTCCCAGCGATCGCCAACCCGCCCGCGCCGCCCGACGCCCTGCTCGACGTCGAGGGCCTCCAGGTGAGGTACGGCCGCGGCGGCCGGCAGGTGCACGCCGTGCGCGGCATCTCCCTGCGGCTGGGCCGAGGCGAGTGTCTGGCCATCGTCGGCGAGTCCGGCTCCGGCAAGACGGCCACCGCCCGCGCGCTGGTCGGCCTCGCCGGCCCCGGCGCCCGGGTCACCGCGGACCGGCTCGACCTCGACGGGCAGGACCTGCGCCAGCTCAGCGAGCGGCAGTGGCGGCGGACCCGTGGGCGGCGGCTCGGGTTCGTCTTCCAGGACGCGCTGGTGTCGCTGGACCCGCTGCGCCGGGTCGGCGACGAGGTCGCCGAACCGCTGCTGGTGCACCGGCGGGTCACGGCGCGGGCCGCACCCGGACGGGTGCGCGAACTGCTGGCGGAGGTCGGGGTACCCGACCCCGACCTTCGCGCCCGCCAGTACCCCCACCAGCTCTCCGGCGGCCTGCGCCAGCGGGCACTGATCGCCTCCGCGATCGCCGCCGACCCCGATCTGCTGGTCGCCGACGAGCCGACCACCGCGCTCGATGTGACGATTCAGGCCCAGGTGCTCGACCTGCTGCAAACCCTGCGGCAGCGGGGCATGGCGCTGCTGCTGATCAGCCACGACCTCGCGGTGGTCGCCCGGCTCGCCGACCGGATAGCGGTGATGCGCGACGGGGAGGTGGTCGAGTCCGGCCCGGCCAGCGAGGTGCTCGGCGCGCCCCGGCACCCGTACGCGCGCTCGCTCGTCGCGGCCGTGCCCGGCCTCGACCCACCACCGCCCCGACCGGCGGTGACCGGTGCGCCGATCCTCACCTGCACCGGTCTGGTGAAGCGGTACCCGACGCCCGGTGGCGAGCGGGTCGACGCGGTCCGGGACGTCTCGCTCTCGCTGCGGCCCGGCGAGACCCTCGGCGTGGTCGGTGAGTCCGGGGCCGGCAAGAGCACCCTCGCCCGGCTCATCCTCGGCCTGACCGAACCGGACGAGGGCGAGGTGCGCTTCGACGGACCCTGGAGCGGGCTGCCCGAGGCCGCCCGCCGCCCCCGCCGCCGCGAACTCGGCGTCATCCACCAGGACCCGCTCAGCTCGTTCGATCCGCGCTTCACCGTGGAACGGGTCATCGGCGAGGCGCTCGGCGCGGTCGGCGTACCGGCTCGACAGCGCCGATCGGCCACCGTGGACCTGCTGGAACAGGTGGGGCTCGGCCCGGAACACCTCGGCCGGCGGCCGTTGCGCCTGTCCGGTGGGCAGCGGCAGCGGGTGGCGATCGCCCGCGCCCTCGCCACCCGGCCGCGCGTACTGCTCTGTGACGAGCCGGTGTCCGCACTGGACGTCTCCGTGCAGACCCGCGTGCTCGACCTGCTCACCGCGCTGCGCGACCGGCTCGGCCTGGCCATGCTCTTCATCACCCACGACCTCGCCGTGGTGCGGCAGGTCTGCGACCGGGTGATCGTGATGAAGGACGGCCGGGTGGTGGAGTCCGGCTCGGTCGACGCCGTCTTCACCGCACCCCGGCAGCCGTACACGAAGGCCCTGCTGGCGGCCATCCCGCGCTGGTAG
- a CDS encoding HPr family phosphocarrier protein — translation MPTRTVTVGSASGLHARPAALFVAAATAQPVRVTIRVGDKRPVPANSMLSVLSLGAKRGTEVVIEAEGEGAEAALDTLADLLVRDLDAEEQADA, via the coding sequence ATGCCCACGCGTACGGTCACCGTCGGATCCGCCAGCGGCCTGCACGCCCGTCCGGCGGCCCTGTTCGTCGCCGCCGCGACGGCACAGCCGGTCCGGGTCACCATCCGGGTCGGTGACAAGCGGCCGGTACCGGCCAACAGCATGCTGTCGGTGCTCTCCCTCGGCGCCAAACGGGGCACCGAGGTGGTCATCGAGGCCGAGGGGGAGGGCGCCGAGGCGGCCCTGGACACCCTGGCCGACCTGCTGGTCCGCGACCTCGACGCCGAGGAACAGGCCGATGCCTGA